A single genomic interval of Agromyces cerinus harbors:
- the phoU gene encoding phosphate signaling complex protein PhoU → MREVFQQELREVQEGLVELAGLVADSIEKATRAFNESDVSLAEEVIADDDRIDQETVALDELAITILARQQPVARDLRIVVSALRISASLERMGDMSTHIAQLARYRFPDKVVPKSLRPTFAEMGRLDVEIARRLVELLRTEDVHLAEEIRNEDDKVDALHLQVFDKVLGETWKGEAVDTVDATLASRYHERFADHAVSIAKKVQYLATGDWDPEKSAL, encoded by the coding sequence ATGCGTGAGGTGTTCCAGCAGGAACTGCGCGAGGTGCAGGAAGGGCTCGTCGAGCTCGCCGGTCTCGTGGCCGATTCGATCGAGAAGGCGACGCGTGCGTTCAACGAGTCCGACGTGAGCCTCGCAGAAGAGGTGATCGCCGACGATGACCGCATCGATCAGGAGACGGTCGCGCTCGACGAGCTCGCGATCACGATCCTCGCCAGGCAGCAACCGGTCGCGCGCGACCTCCGCATCGTCGTGAGCGCACTGCGGATCAGCGCGTCGCTCGAGCGCATGGGCGACATGTCGACGCACATCGCCCAGCTCGCCCGCTACCGCTTCCCCGACAAGGTCGTGCCGAAGTCGCTGCGCCCGACGTTCGCCGAGATGGGCCGCCTCGACGTCGAGATCGCCCGCCGACTCGTCGAGCTCCTGCGCACCGAAGACGTGCACCTCGCGGAGGAGATCCGCAACGAGGACGACAAGGTCGACGCCCTGCACCTGCAGGTGTTCGACAAGGTGCTCGGCGAGACGTGGAAGGGCGAGGCCGTCGACACGGTCGACGCCACCCTCGCGAGCCGGTACCACGAGCGCTTCGCCGACCACGCGGTCTCGATCGCCAAGAAGGTGCAGTACCTCGCCACCGGCGACTGGGACCCCGAGAAGTCCGCGCTCTGA
- a CDS encoding sensor histidine kinase — MDSTWSVLTALAFGIFLGAAFMVMLHMAERRGSSAAKVVAPTIPDGVDQVLEVLESAGVVLDPSNNVLRASPGALAMGLVRQQALVHPELLELAASVRRGGEPLVDEVTLARGPFGESTMRLHVRVARLGTRFVLLLAEDRTEAHRLDEVRRDFVANISHELKTPIASVSLLAEALDQAADEPDQVRRFAGRLSVEAARLAHITSEVIELSRLQARDALRPDRLVRVDQVIAAAVDQNRIVAGAKQVEVAVRASTKKAEVYGDRALLVVAVHNLIANAIAYSNPGGRVGVGAKVDGDVVEIAVTDQGIGIEADELERVFERFYRVDQARSRNTGGSGLGLSIVKHTVQNHGGDVRVWSQPGRGSTFMIRLPLAEAAIEPGADDEPKATPAESGGRNGDGRVDAADPRSTKRRTSVPPAAKPAASDRGDRT, encoded by the coding sequence ATGGACTCCACCTGGTCGGTGCTCACGGCGCTGGCCTTCGGCATCTTCCTCGGCGCCGCATTCATGGTCATGCTGCACATGGCCGAGCGCCGCGGCTCGAGCGCGGCGAAGGTCGTCGCACCGACGATCCCCGACGGGGTCGACCAGGTGCTCGAGGTGCTGGAGTCGGCCGGCGTCGTGCTCGACCCCTCGAACAACGTGCTCCGCGCCTCGCCCGGTGCGCTCGCCATGGGGCTCGTGCGCCAGCAGGCGCTCGTGCATCCCGAACTGCTCGAGCTCGCGGCATCCGTTCGACGCGGCGGCGAGCCGCTCGTCGACGAGGTGACTCTGGCTCGCGGACCGTTCGGAGAGTCGACGATGCGACTCCACGTGCGCGTCGCCCGGCTCGGCACCCGCTTCGTGCTGCTGCTCGCCGAGGATCGCACCGAGGCGCACCGCCTCGACGAGGTGCGGCGCGACTTCGTCGCGAACATCAGCCACGAGCTCAAGACGCCGATCGCCTCGGTGAGCCTGCTCGCCGAGGCGCTCGACCAGGCGGCCGACGAGCCCGATCAGGTGCGCCGCTTCGCCGGCCGGCTCTCGGTCGAGGCCGCCCGGCTCGCGCACATCACGAGCGAGGTCATCGAGCTCTCGCGACTGCAGGCCCGCGACGCACTGCGGCCCGACCGCCTCGTGCGGGTCGACCAGGTCATCGCCGCCGCCGTCGACCAGAACCGCATCGTGGCCGGTGCCAAGCAGGTCGAGGTGGCCGTGCGAGCCTCGACGAAGAAGGCCGAGGTCTACGGCGACCGGGCACTCCTCGTCGTCGCCGTGCACAACCTCATCGCCAACGCGATCGCCTACTCGAACCCCGGCGGCCGTGTCGGTGTGGGGGCGAAGGTCGACGGCGACGTCGTCGAGATCGCGGTCACCGACCAGGGCATCGGCATCGAGGCCGACGAGCTCGAGCGGGTGTTCGAGCGGTTCTACCGCGTCGATCAGGCGCGCTCGCGCAACACGGGCGGCTCGGGCCTCGGACTCAGCATCGTCAAGCACACCGTGCAGAACCACGGCGGCGATGTGCGGGTGTGGTCGCAGCCCGGACGCGGCTCGACCTTCATGATCCGGCTGCCGCTGGCCGAGGCCGCCATCGAACCGGGCGCCGACGACGAACCGAAGGCCACGCCCGCCGAGTCCGGCGGACGCAACGGCGACGGGCGAGTGGATGCCGCGGACCCGCGCTCCACGAAGCGCCGCACGTCAGTACCACCGGCTGCGAAACCCGCAGCCTCCGATCGAGGAGACCGTACGTGA
- a CDS encoding response regulator transcription factor, producing MTRILLVEDEIALSDPLSFLLEREGYEVEVAADGPSAVEAFDRAGADLVLLDLMLPGLPGTEVCREIRSRSTVPIIMLTAKDSEIDIVVGLELGADDYVTKPYSTRELLARIRAVLRRRIEIEDFDEAVIEGGRVRMDVDRHTVEVDGEPVPMPLKEFELLELLMRNPGRVLTRGQLIDRVWGSDYFGDTKTLDVHIKRIRSKIEQQPSEPVQLVTVRGLGYRFEA from the coding sequence GTGACCCGCATCCTGCTCGTCGAAGACGAGATCGCGCTGAGCGACCCGCTGAGCTTCCTGCTCGAACGAGAGGGCTACGAGGTGGAGGTCGCGGCCGACGGCCCGTCGGCCGTCGAGGCCTTCGACCGGGCGGGCGCCGACCTGGTTCTCCTCGACCTCATGCTGCCGGGACTGCCGGGCACCGAGGTCTGCCGCGAGATCCGCAGCCGCTCGACGGTGCCGATCATCATGCTGACGGCGAAGGACTCCGAGATCGACATCGTCGTCGGGCTTGAGCTCGGCGCCGACGACTACGTCACGAAGCCCTACTCGACCCGTGAGCTGCTCGCGCGCATCCGCGCGGTGCTGCGCCGGCGCATCGAGATCGAGGACTTCGACGAAGCCGTGATCGAGGGCGGCCGGGTGCGCATGGACGTCGACCGGCACACGGTCGAGGTCGACGGCGAGCCCGTGCCCATGCCGCTGAAGGAATTCGAGCTGCTCGAGCTGCTCATGCGCAACCCGGGCCGTGTGCTCACCCGAGGCCAGCTCATCGACCGGGTCTGGGGCTCCGACTACTTCGGCGACACGAAGACGCTCGACGTGCACATCAAGCGCATCCGCTCGAAGATCGAGCAGCAGCCGTCGGAACCCGTGCAGCTCGTCACCGTGCGCGGGCTCGGGTACCGCTTCGAGGCCTGA
- a CDS encoding CarD family transcriptional regulator — translation MLFEVGETVVYPHHGAATITEVKKRIIKGEEKLYLKLNVTQGDLVIEVPAENVDLVGVRDVIGKEGLDKVFEVLRAPFTEEPTNWSRRYKANLEKLASGDVIKVSEVVRDLWRRDQDRGLSAGEKRMLAKARQILISELALAEKTDEEAASTVLDEVLAS, via the coding sequence ATGCTTTTTGAGGTTGGCGAAACCGTCGTTTACCCCCACCACGGTGCCGCAACGATCACCGAGGTCAAGAAACGCATCATCAAGGGTGAAGAGAAGCTCTACCTCAAGCTGAACGTCACGCAGGGAGACCTCGTCATCGAGGTGCCCGCTGAGAACGTCGACCTGGTCGGCGTTCGCGACGTCATCGGCAAAGAGGGCCTCGACAAGGTCTTCGAGGTGCTGCGTGCCCCCTTCACCGAGGAGCCGACCAACTGGTCGCGTCGCTACAAGGCGAATCTCGAGAAGCTCGCATCGGGTGACGTGATCAAGGTCTCAGAGGTCGTTCGCGACCTCTGGCGCCGCGATCAGGACCGCGGGCTCTCTGCAGGCGAGAAGCGAATGCTCGCCAAGGCGCGCCAGATTCTCATCTCCGAGCTCGCGCTCGCGGAGAAGACCGACGAAGAGGCGGCCTCGACCGTGCTCGACGAGGTCCTCGCCTCTTAG
- the ispD gene encoding 2-C-methyl-D-erythritol 4-phosphate cytidylyltransferase, with the protein MSSAIAVIVVAAGSGTRLGHAEPKAFVPLGSGTVLSVAVDSVLGMRETPHLVLVVPADRVESTRSHFAPVAEAAAAEIVVVAGGATRQESVAGGLAVLPASVDTVLVHDAARALAPALLFDEVVGAVRARRRGIVPALDVVDTVKRVSDDGRVLETVDRSALRAVQTPQGFPRASLDHAYATAHEEFTDDAALVASAGLVVDAVPGDVRAFKITVPADLHRAEQFVAERAAQASRGAAAPRVGTGTDVHAFAEDAATPLWLAGLEWPGERGLSGHSDGDAAAHAICDSLLAAAGLGDVGQVFGTADARFAGAHGEIFLAETRRLVEAAGWRVGNVTVQIVGNRPKLAPRRAEAEALLSRILDAPVSVAATTSDALGFTGRGEGVAAIATAMLLPRS; encoded by the coding sequence GTGAGTTCAGCGATCGCCGTCATCGTCGTCGCCGCGGGCAGCGGCACCCGGCTCGGCCATGCCGAGCCCAAGGCCTTCGTGCCGCTCGGCTCGGGCACGGTGCTCTCGGTCGCCGTCGATTCCGTGCTCGGCATGCGTGAGACCCCGCACCTCGTGCTCGTGGTGCCGGCCGACCGCGTCGAGTCGACCCGATCGCACTTCGCCCCGGTCGCCGAGGCCGCTGCCGCGGAGATCGTCGTCGTCGCCGGCGGCGCGACCCGGCAGGAGTCGGTCGCCGGCGGGCTCGCCGTGCTCCCCGCCTCGGTCGACACCGTGCTCGTGCACGACGCCGCGCGCGCGCTCGCCCCTGCCCTGCTCTTCGACGAGGTCGTGGGCGCCGTGCGCGCGCGTCGACGCGGCATCGTGCCGGCGCTCGACGTCGTCGACACGGTCAAGCGCGTCTCCGACGACGGCCGCGTGCTCGAGACGGTCGACCGCTCCGCGCTCCGGGCGGTGCAGACGCCGCAGGGCTTCCCGCGGGCCTCGCTCGACCACGCCTACGCCACGGCGCACGAGGAGTTCACGGATGACGCGGCGCTCGTGGCATCCGCCGGGCTCGTCGTCGACGCGGTGCCGGGCGACGTGCGCGCGTTCAAGATCACCGTGCCGGCCGACCTGCATCGTGCCGAACAGTTCGTCGCCGAGCGCGCCGCGCAGGCGTCGCGCGGCGCCGCGGCACCCAGGGTCGGCACCGGCACCGACGTGCACGCCTTCGCCGAGGACGCGGCGACGCCGCTCTGGCTGGCCGGCCTCGAGTGGCCGGGCGAACGCGGCCTCTCGGGGCACTCCGACGGCGATGCCGCGGCGCACGCGATCTGCGATTCCCTGCTCGCCGCAGCGGGCCTCGGCGACGTCGGCCAGGTGTTCGGCACGGCAGACGCGCGCTTCGCGGGCGCCCACGGCGAGATCTTCCTCGCCGAGACCCGGCGACTCGTCGAGGCTGCGGGCTGGCGAGTCGGCAACGTGACCGTGCAGATCGTCGGCAATCGTCCGAAGCTCGCGCCGCGTCGCGCCGAAGCCGAGGCGCTGCTGTCCCGAATCCTCGACGCGCCCGTGAGCGTCGCCGCGACCACGAGCGACGCGCTCGGGTTCACCGGCCGCGGCGAGGGCGTCGCCGCGATCGCCACCGCGATGCTCCTTCCGCGCAGCTGA
- the cysS gene encoding cysteine--tRNA ligase encodes MTVRLYDSKAQALRDFAPLRDGRVGMYVCGPTVQSSPHIGHLRSALVYDIMRRWFAQQGNDVVFVRNVTDIDDKILNAATDNGTDEPWWALAYRVELEFTAAYTSLGILAPTYEPRATASVQQMVELIARLIERGHAYAAPDASGDVYFDTASWPAYGELTRQQRDNMEAAADADPRGKRDPRDFALWKGRKPEEPESASWKSPWGDGRPGWHIECSAMVTRYLGSEFDIHGGGLDLRFPHHENELAQSAAAGDAFARYWVHNGLVNIGGQKMSKSLGNSVYAVELFELASPLAVRYLLGAAHYRSTLDYAPGSLAEAEAAVDRIRGFLSRVERRLAGTRFAGVGAPVLPDAFAAAMDDDLGVPQALAVLHDTVRAGNQALDAEELHDAAVAHGQVSAMVEVLGIDPRDPHWATADSGPAASALEALVTRLIEDRQAARESRDYAAADRIRAELSAAGITIEDSSTGTHWSLGL; translated from the coding sequence GTGACCGTGCGACTCTACGACTCGAAGGCCCAGGCCCTGCGCGACTTCGCGCCCCTGCGCGATGGGCGCGTCGGCATGTACGTCTGCGGTCCGACCGTGCAGTCGAGTCCCCACATCGGGCACCTGCGCAGCGCCCTCGTCTACGACATCATGCGTCGTTGGTTCGCCCAGCAGGGCAACGACGTCGTGTTCGTGCGCAACGTCACCGACATCGACGACAAGATCCTGAACGCGGCGACCGACAACGGCACCGACGAGCCCTGGTGGGCCCTGGCCTACCGCGTCGAGCTCGAGTTCACCGCCGCCTATACCTCGCTCGGCATCTTGGCTCCCACGTACGAGCCGCGGGCGACTGCGAGCGTGCAGCAGATGGTCGAGCTCATCGCGCGGCTGATCGAGCGTGGTCACGCATACGCCGCTCCGGATGCCTCGGGCGACGTCTACTTCGACACCGCGAGCTGGCCGGCATATGGCGAACTCACCCGGCAGCAGCGCGACAACATGGAGGCCGCGGCCGACGCCGATCCGCGCGGCAAGCGCGACCCGCGCGACTTCGCACTCTGGAAGGGGCGAAAGCCCGAGGAGCCCGAGTCCGCGTCATGGAAGTCGCCCTGGGGCGACGGACGGCCCGGCTGGCACATCGAGTGCTCGGCGATGGTGACCCGCTACCTCGGCTCCGAGTTCGACATCCACGGCGGCGGACTCGACCTGCGGTTCCCGCACCACGAGAACGAACTCGCCCAGTCCGCGGCCGCGGGCGACGCGTTCGCGCGGTACTGGGTGCACAACGGCCTCGTGAACATCGGCGGGCAGAAGATGTCGAAGTCGCTCGGCAACTCCGTCTACGCCGTCGAGCTGTTCGAACTCGCCTCGCCGCTCGCCGTGCGCTACCTCCTGGGTGCGGCGCACTACCGCTCGACGCTCGACTACGCGCCCGGCTCGCTCGCTGAGGCCGAGGCGGCGGTCGATCGCATCCGCGGCTTCCTCTCCAGGGTCGAACGGCGCCTCGCCGGTACCAGGTTCGCTGGTGTCGGCGCCCCGGTCCTCCCCGACGCGTTCGCCGCGGCGATGGACGACGACCTCGGCGTGCCCCAGGCGCTCGCAGTGCTGCACGACACCGTGCGCGCCGGCAACCAGGCGCTCGACGCCGAAGAGCTGCACGATGCCGCCGTCGCGCACGGCCAGGTCTCGGCCATGGTCGAAGTGCTCGGCATCGACCCGCGCGACCCGCACTGGGCGACGGCCGACTCCGGCCCCGCGGCATCCGCACTCGAGGCGCTCGTCACGCGCCTCATCGAAGACCGACAGGCTGCGCGCGAGTCGAGGGACTACGCTGCCGCAGACCGGATCCGTGCCGAACTCTCGGCAGCGGGCATCACCATCGAAGACAGTTCTACCGGAACGCATTGGAGCTTGGGACTATGA
- the rlmB gene encoding 23S rRNA (guanosine(2251)-2'-O)-methyltransferase RlmB: protein MKGSSGKSRAGAVRKAKNKQVGSGGQGRQALEGKGPTPKAEDRAWHPAGKKKAAQERYAATGGKRVAGQGSGQRPGAPRGASGAARRAKTGDESEIVTGRNSVVEALRARIPATTLYVAARVEMDDRVREAMKVATNRGIPILEVMRPELDRLAGEGGVHQGLALKVPPYEYAHPIELLDEVLARDETPLFVALDGITDPRNLGAILRSTGAFGGQGVIVPQRRSVGVNAAAWKTSAGAAARVPVAMAPNLTQTLKALKERGVFVLGLDGGGDVSLPGLSWADRPIVIVVGSEGKGLSRLVAETCDAIVSIPISASTESLNAGIAASVTLYEISKLRADG, encoded by the coding sequence ATGAAGGGCAGCAGCGGCAAGTCGCGCGCCGGAGCCGTGCGGAAGGCGAAGAACAAGCAGGTCGGCTCGGGCGGCCAGGGCCGACAGGCCCTCGAAGGCAAGGGGCCGACGCCGAAGGCCGAAGACCGTGCCTGGCACCCCGCAGGCAAGAAGAAGGCGGCGCAGGAGCGCTACGCAGCGACCGGCGGCAAGCGCGTCGCCGGACAGGGTTCGGGCCAGCGCCCCGGTGCCCCGCGCGGTGCCTCCGGCGCAGCCCGACGGGCGAAGACGGGCGACGAGTCCGAGATCGTGACCGGCCGCAACTCGGTCGTCGAGGCGCTTCGGGCGCGCATCCCCGCCACGACCCTCTACGTCGCCGCGCGCGTCGAGATGGACGACCGGGTGCGCGAGGCCATGAAGGTCGCGACCAATCGCGGCATCCCGATCCTCGAGGTCATGCGCCCCGAACTCGACCGGCTCGCCGGCGAGGGCGGCGTGCACCAGGGCCTCGCGCTCAAGGTGCCGCCGTACGAGTACGCGCACCCCATCGAACTGCTCGACGAGGTGCTCGCCCGCGACGAGACGCCGCTCTTCGTGGCGCTCGACGGCATCACCGACCCGCGCAACCTCGGCGCGATCCTGCGCTCGACCGGCGCGTTCGGCGGCCAGGGCGTCATCGTGCCGCAGCGCCGCTCGGTCGGCGTGAACGCGGCCGCATGGAAGACCTCTGCCGGTGCCGCGGCTCGCGTGCCCGTCGCGATGGCGCCGAACCTCACGCAGACCCTCAAGGCGCTCAAGGAGCGCGGCGTCTTCGTGCTCGGCCTCGACGGCGGCGGCGACGTGTCGCTCCCCGGACTCAGCTGGGCCGACCGCCCGATCGTGATCGTGGTCGGCAGTGAGGGCAAGGGACTCTCGCGCCTCGTCGCCGAGACGTGCGATGCGATCGTGTCGATCCCGATCTCGGCCTCGACCGAGTCGCTGAACGCCGGCATCGCGGCATCCGTCACGCTCTACGAGATCTCGAAGCTCCGCGCCGACGGCTGA
- a CDS encoding DUF4032 domain-containing protein, producing MSGSLSITSAMADPALLDLPWELPLEAWPNDTIAALPKGISRHLVRFAHLGAHIVAIKETTAEMAKGEYEMLRTLQRLDIPCVDPVAVITNRTDDEGDALKPVLVTRHLRFSLPYRALFSQTLRPDTATRLVDALAVLLVRLHIVGFFWGDVSLSNTLFRRDAGAFAAYLVDAETGKLYEGGLSNGQRENDLEIARVNIAGELLDLEAGGKVADELDPVNISNGIVEAYRSLWLELTGSESFSSAERWRINERVNRLNELGFDIEELAIKTDDSGTTVRIQPKVVDAGHHQRRLLRLTGLDAGENQARRLLNDLDSYRAAYDKSDLDEEMVAHEWLMRVFEPVVRAIPRELRGKLEPAEVFHQLLDHRWFLAQQVGHDIPLAEAVSSYINTVLRHRRDEATVIGPPTGAFTSPIETIPSTDTAAFAALDPDDDGDWRANV from the coding sequence ATGAGCGGATCACTCTCCATCACGTCGGCCATGGCCGATCCGGCACTCCTCGACCTTCCGTGGGAACTGCCGCTCGAGGCCTGGCCGAACGACACGATCGCGGCGCTGCCGAAGGGCATCTCGCGCCACCTCGTGCGCTTCGCGCACCTCGGCGCGCACATCGTGGCGATCAAGGAGACGACGGCCGAGATGGCCAAGGGCGAGTACGAGATGCTGCGCACCCTGCAGCGGCTCGACATCCCCTGCGTCGACCCGGTCGCCGTCATCACCAATCGCACCGACGACGAGGGCGATGCGCTGAAGCCCGTGCTCGTCACCCGGCACCTGCGGTTCTCGCTCCCCTATCGGGCGCTGTTCTCGCAGACGTTGCGTCCCGATACCGCGACACGACTCGTCGACGCCCTCGCGGTGCTGCTCGTGCGCTTGCACATCGTGGGCTTCTTCTGGGGCGACGTGTCGCTGTCGAACACCCTCTTCCGCCGCGACGCCGGCGCCTTCGCCGCATACCTCGTCGATGCCGAGACGGGCAAGCTCTACGAGGGCGGCCTCTCGAACGGGCAGCGCGAGAACGACCTCGAGATCGCCCGGGTCAACATCGCCGGCGAGCTCCTCGACCTCGAGGCGGGCGGCAAGGTCGCCGACGAACTCGACCCGGTCAACATCTCGAACGGCATCGTCGAGGCCTACCGCAGCCTCTGGCTCGAGCTCACCGGCTCCGAGTCGTTCTCGAGCGCCGAGCGCTGGCGCATCAACGAACGCGTGAACCGGCTGAACGAACTCGGCTTCGACATCGAAGAGCTCGCGATCAAGACGGATGACTCGGGCACGACCGTGCGCATCCAGCCGAAGGTCGTCGACGCCGGCCACCACCAGCGCCGCCTGCTGCGGTTGACCGGTCTCGACGCCGGCGAGAACCAGGCGCGACGACTGCTGAACGACCTCGACTCCTATCGGGCGGCGTACGACAAGTCCGACCTCGACGAGGAGATGGTCGCCCACGAATGGCTCATGCGGGTGTTCGAACCCGTCGTGCGGGCGATTCCGCGGGAGCTCCGCGGAAAGCTCGAACCGGCCGAGGTCTTCCACCAGCTGCTCGACCACCGCTGGTTCCTCGCGCAGCAGGTGGGCCACGACATCCCGCTCGCCGAGGCGGTGAGCTCGTACATCAACACGGTGCTGCGCCATCGGCGCGACGAGGCGACCGTGATCGGCCCGCCGACCGGCGCGTTCACGTCGCCGATCGAGACGATTCCGTCGACCGACACCGCGGCGTTCGCCGCACTCGACCCCGACGACGACGGCGACTGGCGCGCGAACGTCTGA
- a CDS encoding ABC transporter ATP-binding protein: MASVTFDKATRLYPGGTRPAVDQLDLEVADGEFLVLVGPSGCGKSTSLRMLAGLEEVNDGNIFIGDRNVTDVPPKDRDIAMVFQNYALYPHMTVAENMGFALKIAGVGKEERAARVLEAAKLLDLEPYLARKPKALSGGQRQRVAMGRAIVRQPQVFLMDEPLSNLDAKLRVQTRTQIASLQRRLGVTTVYVTHDQTEALTMGDRIAVLKDGLLQQVGTPRDLYEKPNNVFVAGFIGSPAMNLFHADLVDDGVLFGTATVPVDRETLAQSSGKVATIGVRPEDITVSPVQGEGLAVEVDLVEELGADGYLYGHSMVEGKRTDIVARVDGRMHPSAGDKVYLTATPHHVHLFDVESGERLGNKAVVA, encoded by the coding sequence ATGGCGTCAGTCACGTTCGACAAGGCAACCCGCCTCTACCCCGGCGGCACCCGCCCCGCCGTCGACCAGCTCGACCTCGAGGTCGCAGACGGCGAGTTCCTCGTCCTCGTCGGCCCCTCCGGTTGCGGCAAGTCGACCTCGCTCCGCATGCTCGCGGGCCTCGAAGAGGTCAACGACGGCAACATCTTCATCGGCGACCGCAACGTCACCGACGTGCCGCCGAAAGACCGCGACATCGCCATGGTCTTCCAGAACTACGCGCTCTACCCGCACATGACCGTCGCCGAGAACATGGGCTTCGCCCTGAAGATCGCCGGCGTCGGCAAGGAGGAGCGCGCAGCTCGCGTGCTCGAAGCCGCGAAGCTCCTCGACCTCGAGCCCTACCTGGCCCGCAAGCCGAAGGCGCTCTCGGGCGGCCAGCGTCAGCGCGTCGCCATGGGCCGCGCCATCGTCCGTCAGCCCCAGGTCTTCCTCATGGACGAGCCGCTGTCGAACCTCGACGCCAAGCTCCGCGTGCAGACCCGCACCCAGATCGCGTCGCTCCAGCGCCGCCTCGGGGTCACGACCGTATACGTCACGCACGACCAGACCGAGGCCCTCACCATGGGTGACCGCATCGCTGTGCTGAAGGACGGCCTGCTGCAGCAGGTCGGCACCCCGCGCGACCTCTACGAGAAGCCCAACAACGTGTTCGTCGCCGGCTTCATCGGCTCGCCCGCGATGAACCTCTTCCACGCCGACCTCGTCGACGACGGCGTGCTGTTCGGCACCGCCACCGTTCCGGTCGACCGCGAGACGCTCGCCCAGTCGAGCGGCAAGGTCGCCACCATCGGCGTGCGCCCCGAAGACATCACCGTCTCCCCCGTCCAGGGCGAAGGCCTCGCGGTCGAGGTCGACCTCGTCGAGGAGCTCGGTGCCGACGGCTACCTCTACGGCCACTCCATGGTCGAGGGCAAGCGCACCGACATCGTCGCCCGCGTCGACGGTCGCATGCACCCGAGCGCCGGTGACAAGGTCTACCTGACCGCGACGCCGCACCACGTGCACCTCTTCGACGTCGAGTCCGGCGAGCGCCTCGGCAACAAGGCCGTGGTCGCCTGA
- a CDS encoding DsbA family protein yields MSNGGSNQPRPTRNEQREAAREKARVLREEQKKRERRNKWLIQGGVIVAVVAIAALIGGLIFNNIKPDGPGPANMASDGILLTGVDGVITPTETPALAAGATPTPTVPDDSGTVANIVTYIDYLCPFCGQFETTNADSIRTMVESGAATLEVHPIALLTNKSAGTQYSLRAANAAACVANTSPESFFDFNALLFENQPEETSVGLNNAEIKSLAKKAGVSSLSTIEQCIDDTTFKKWVQDATTRALTEPVPNSDLEAIKGTPTVLVNGKQYEGSLTDPAEFQSFVLQATGETFSESTSTPSPTPTPAP; encoded by the coding sequence ATGAGCAACGGCGGATCGAATCAGCCACGCCCCACCCGTAACGAGCAGCGCGAAGCCGCGCGCGAGAAGGCCCGGGTGCTCCGCGAGGAGCAGAAGAAGCGAGAGCGACGAAACAAGTGGCTGATCCAGGGCGGCGTCATCGTCGCCGTGGTCGCGATCGCAGCGCTCATCGGCGGCCTGATCTTCAACAACATCAAGCCCGACGGCCCCGGCCCGGCCAACATGGCGAGTGACGGCATCCTGCTCACCGGCGTCGACGGCGTGATCACCCCGACCGAGACCCCGGCGCTGGCCGCCGGTGCGACGCCCACCCCCACGGTGCCCGACGACAGCGGCACCGTGGCGAACATCGTCACGTACATCGACTACCTGTGCCCGTTCTGCGGCCAGTTCGAGACGACGAACGCCGACTCCATCCGAACGATGGTCGAGTCCGGAGCGGCGACGCTCGAGGTCCACCCCATCGCCCTGCTGACCAACAAGTCCGCCGGAACGCAGTACTCGCTGCGCGCGGCGAACGCGGCGGCCTGCGTGGCGAACACCTCGCCCGAGTCGTTCTTCGACTTCAACGCGCTGCTGTTCGAGAACCAGCCCGAGGAGACCTCCGTCGGCCTCAACAACGCCGAGATCAAGTCGCTCGCCAAGAAGGCGGGTGTGAGCTCGCTGTCGACGATCGAGCAGTGCATCGATGACACCACCTTCAAGAAGTGGGTGCAGGATGCCACGACGCGCGCGCTGACCGAGCCGGTGCCGAACTCCGACCTCGAGGCGATCAAGGGCACCCCGACCGTGCTCGTGAACGGCAAGCAGTACGAGGGCTCGCTGACCGACCCCGCAGAGTTCCAGTCGTTCGTGCTGCAGGCGACCGGCGAGACCTTCTCGGAGTCGACCTCGACCCCCTCGCCGACGCCCACTCCGGCGCCGTAG